The following proteins come from a genomic window of Malus sylvestris chromosome 4, drMalSylv7.2, whole genome shotgun sequence:
- the LOC126620075 gene encoding leucine-rich repeat extensin-like protein 4, translating into MPMSPPPYSRRHLSSSSSSSSSLLLFVLLACTAAITSTAVTDTDEVVKAVDPSLLQFENPRLRQAYIALQAWKSSIFSDPFNFTATWNGSDVCSYMGVYCAPAAPNSIGGRGGRVVAGIDLNHADIAGYLPPELGLLSDLALFHINSNRFCGVVPSTLRRLKLLHELDLSNNRFVGDFPKVVLSLPSLKYLDLRFNEFEGSVPSQLFDKDLDAVFLNDNRFRFGIPHNLGNSPVSVLVLANNKLGGCIPASIGKMANTLNEIILLNDNLTGCLPPQIGLLTNLTVLDVSFNQLQGPLPSTVGKNMKSLEQLDVAHNRLTGVILASVCQLPQLQNFTYSFNYFSGEAPACAAISNKNNVIHGRKNCIRGKSDQRSARECASPAARPVDCTKLKCSSSIPGGGGGNPGGGGGSSPGGRDGSTKRPPRVSTPSPPVRNKPPTQRRPRVSTPPPPPPPPTSESSPSTRSHPPPPPSQPSSSPSPPSPVAPHTTPPPPSHSHSHTKPTYHSPPPPPPNQRVSPRTHLPPSPPPSSSHGHWTLTPPPPPPPPSQEVSPSTHLRSPPPPPPHSKHDMVPPSPPGYHYNYASPPPPQHAAAPDYQPHTPPPPQQHSTNVPPPPSYHSYTSPPPPPPPSPQSPPSSPHPPPPLPSPYASPPPPTQEHYTTTPPPSPTHEHYSSKTPPPHTSTGISSPPPNHPSPPPPPPPSEPSHPVAPLPPTGCVIPPPPSPPPPSQHTVPSPVLNFVPPPSSHHHLPISPPKEQHWHPPPPPAHQQFPPPTPFENTPLPPVIGVSYASPPPPAIPYY; encoded by the coding sequence ATGCCAATGTCTCCTCCTCCGTATTCTAGGAGGcacctctcctcctcctcctcctcctcctcctccttgctGCTGTTTGTTTTGTTGGCCTGCACAGCCGCCATCACTAGTACTGCTGTTACTGATACTGATGAAGTTGTCAAAGCAGTAGATCCAAGCCTCCTCCAGTTTGAGAACCCAAGGCTTCGCCAAGCCTACATTGCCCTCCAAGCTTGGAAGTCCTCCATCTTCTCCGACCCTTTCAATTTCACCGCCACCTGGAATGGCTCCGACGTCTGCTCCTACATGGGCGTATACTGCGCTCCAGCTGCTCCTAATTCAATTGGAGGCCGCGGCGGACGCGTGGTGGCTGGCATCGACCTCAACCACGCTGACATTGCCGGCTACCTCCCTCCGGAGCTTGGCCTCCTCTCGGACCTTGCACTCTTCCACATCAACTCCAATCGCTTCTGTGGCGTTGTCCCAAGCACCCTGCGCCGCCTGAAGCTGCTCCATGAGCTCGACCTCAGCAACAACCGCTTTGTCGGAGATTTCCCCAAAGTAGTGCTGTCTCTGCCTTCCCTCAAGTACTTGGATCTCCGCTTCAACGAGTTCGAAGGCTCCGTCCCCTCCCAGCTTTTCGACAAGGATCTCGACGCTGTTTTCCTCAACGACAACAGGTTCCGATTCGGCATCCCCCACAATCTCGGCAACTCCCCGGTTTCTGTGCTGGTGTTGGCCAACAACAAACTCGGCGGTTGCATCCCCGCCAGCATTGGAAAGATGGCCAACACCCTCAACGAGATCATCCTCCTCAACGACAACCTCACCGGCTGCTTGCCGCCCCAGATCGGCCTCCTTACCAATCTCACCGTCTTGGACGTCAGCTTCAACCAGCTTCAGGGTCCTCTTCCCTCCACCGTTGGCAAAAACATGAAGAGCTTGGAGCAGCTCGACGTCGCCCACAACAGACTCACCGGCGTCATACTGGCGAGTGTTTGCCAGCTGCCTCAGCTGCAGAACTTTACCTATTCCTTCAACTATTTCAGCGGAGAGGCTCCTGCTTGTGCTGCCATCTCTAACAAAAATAATGTAATCCATGGTCGCAAGAACTGCATTCGTGGCAAGTCGGATCAGAGATCTGCAAGGGAATGTGCTTCCCCAGCTGCACGTCCCGTCGACTGCACCAAGCTCAAATGCAGCAGCAGCATTCCTGGAGGCGGCGGCGGCAATCCCGGTGGAGGCGGAGGCAGCAGTCCAGGAGGCCGCGACGGCTCTACTAAAAGGCCTCCACGGGTCTCAACACCGTCTCCGCCTGTTAGGAATAAGCCGCCTACTCAAAGAAGGCCTCGGGTTTCaacacccccacccccacccccacccccgaCTTCAGAGTCATCGCCTTCGACTAGATCGCATCCTCCGCCACCACCATCAcagccttcttcttctccttctcctcccTCACCTGTAGCGCCTCATACGACACCTCCTCCTCCCTCCCATTCCCATTCCCATACAAAGCCCACTTACCATTCACCACCTCCGCCACCACCTAATCAAAGAGTATCACCCAGGACTCATCTTCCGCCCTCACCCCCTCCATCCAGTAGTCATGGTCATTGGACTCTGACGCCACCACCACCCCCACCACCACCCTCCCAAGAGGTGTCACCAAGTACCCATCTAAGATCACCTCCACCCCCACCACCTCACTCTAAACATGATATGGTGCCGCCGTCGCCTCCAGGCTATCATTACAATTATGCTTCGCCGCCACCACCACAGCACGCAGCAGCTCCCGATTATCAGCCCCACACGCCTCCCCCACCTCAACAGCACTCAACCAACGTCCCACCACCTCCAAGCTATCATAGTTACACAAGTCCACcgcctccacctccaccttcacCACAATCTCCACCTTCATCACCGCATCCGCCACCTCCACTGCCATCACCATATGCATCTCCACCCCCACCAACACAGGAACATTATACTACAACACCACCTCCTTCACCCACTCACGAGCATTATTCATCGAAAACCCCACCACCACACACAAGCACAGGTATAAGTAGTCCACCCCCAAATCAtccatctcctcctcctcctcctccaccaagTGAGCCATCGCATCCAGTGGCTCCTCTGCCACCCACCGGTTGTGTGattccaccaccaccatcaccaccaccaccaagccAGCATACTGTGCCATCACCGGTATTAAACTTCGTACCGCCACCATCAAGCCATCACCACTTACCAATATCACCTCCGAAAGAACAACATTGGcatcctccaccaccaccagcaCATCAACAATTTCCTCCACCGACCCCGTTCGAAAACACGCCACTTCCACCAGTTATAGGAGTGTCATATGCATCTCCTCCTCCCCCAGCAATACCCTACTACTAA